The Pleurodeles waltl isolate 20211129_DDA chromosome 6, aPleWal1.hap1.20221129, whole genome shotgun sequence genome has a segment encoding these proteins:
- the LOC138301744 gene encoding uncharacterized protein F54H12.2-like — protein MAFVHCASGECAKSELDLFSPKPTQTSIENSFFMEVLPLAPLMPLAPIKFYVSGSTDMYLDLNNTLLHLVCEITKANGTNIEADTKGALMAYPIATMFNQVEINLGDRLIMQSDNMYAYRAYIESILNYSCEALDTQLPAGLFYKDTEAQFEDTTLDGGNNGFKKRASFVAGNRQFDLLGRIYSDLFFQDKRLVNGIDLKIKLNRNKGTFSLISGDAEQCKLVKLSTSLFIFSFPAGTRLTQQQNLFLGQLPKIIIIGFAASSRLYISNPFIFIHYDIKYAALVHEGAVIHAKPFTPSFGTSNFVREYLGLASITGKHLRDSGVVVSREGYGTRYTLFASDLTPDLEDGEHYNLIKNGNLKAEIRFTQALATNVKMIVFSIFHSVIQVNHARQLMFDYH, from the exons ATGGCCTTTGTGCACTGCgcctcgggtgaatgcgccaaatctgagctagatttgttttctcctaaacccacacagaccagcatcgagaatagttttttcatggaagtattgcCTCTAGCTCCTCTGATGCCTCTGGCGCCGATAAAGTTCTATGtatcggggtccacggatatgtatttggatctcaacaacactctgctacacctcgTCTGTGAAATAACAAAAGCGAATGGCACCAACATCGAGGCTGATACAAAAGGGGCGCTGATGGCCTACCCTattgcaaccatgtttaatcaggtggaaaTCAACCTGGGCGATCGACTCATcatgcagagtgataacatgtacgcctacagggcctacatagagagtattctaaattatagttgtgaagccctggacacacagcttccagcaggactcttctacaaagatactgaagcACAATTTGAGGACACGACGTTGGATGGGGGtaacaatggttttaaaaaaagagccagctttgtCGCCGGCaataggcagtttgacctcctggggcgcatatattcagaccttttcttccaagataaacgtctagtcaatggtatagatcttaagatcaaactcaaccgtaACAAGGGCACGTTCtctctcatcagcggtgatgcggaGCAGTGTAAACTGGTTAAACTGTCCacaagcctgttt atattcagcttcCCAGCCGgtactagattaacgcagcagcagaatctatttctggggcaactacCGAAaatcatcatcatagggtttgcggCTTCTAGCAGGCTCTATATCTCTAACCCTTTCATCTTCATACACTATGACATCAAGTACGCCGCTCTGGTCCATGAGGGAGCTGTTATCCACGCAAAACCATTCACTccaagttttggaacatccaattttgtcagggaatatctcggtctggcctcaataacggggaaacatctgcgggactcaggagtcgttgtttcaagagaggggtatgggacCAGATACACGTTGTTTGCATCCGACCTGACTCCTGACCTGGAAGATGGTGaacactacaacttgatcaaaaacggaaatctaaaagctgaaatacgctttacacaggcgctggctacCAACGTGAAGATGATTGTATTCTCAATATTCCACAGCGTTATTCAGGTCAATCACGCCcgacagcttatgtttgactatcattaa